The sequence TTATTTCACCATTTTCTTTCAAACCGACTGTAAAGATTCTCTTAACAGTGAAATGTCCCGGCATATCTACCTCTAATGTGAATGGCTTATCAGTAATTGGTAATTTTGAACTGAAATAATAATTAATTGTACTACTTCCAAGAGTATGTGGATACTCTATTCCTGTTTCATCTGTTACTCTCACTTTTGCACCAGCTTTTACGTAATCAAATGTTGTTAATGGTTCTCCTGGAAGGTAAGGATTCTCAAATGCCTCTGGATTGACGTGAGACTTCAAAACAGAGTGCGTTCGTTCCACCAGATAAGGAATAGTGATGCTTTCTACGGATTTCATCGTATCCTCTGTATCGGTGTATGATGCTTTGAATTGATCAATACTTACATCTCCACCATCGGCATCATCTTTCACTTTATATGTGACATCCACCATCGGAATCGTTCCGCTTACTCCAGTTTGTGCCGCATCACCGGTTAATGTCGCGGAAATGGCTGTTTTTGTCCCCGTAAACCCATCTATTTCTACATCCGTATTCACTGTCTCAATATCCACTTTCCCATTCAATGTCTCGTGCGGTTTAACGCTTTCAAGCTCGACACCCGCTGACATTGGATTTATAAATGAATATTCTGCTTGCTTCATGTTTGTCATATTGTTCATTGAAAGGGTAAGCGTCACCGTATCGCCCGCTGTTACTTTCTTTTTAACCGGAAGAGCTGTTCCGTATTGAGTGCCTTGCTTCACATAATATACCTGTTTATAACTAGCATAGTTTCGTACTGTCGCAATGTTTTCTGCATACATTTTGACTGGTAGCACTGATACACCTGGGACGAGTGGAAGATCTGTAGTAAAGTTTCCGTCAGGGTCTAAAGGAACTTCGGTGCTAAATCTGCCGAACTGATAGACAAATTTATTATTAGCTTGTGATACATCCATACCCCCAGCTTTCATTTCTTCCACACCTGGATCGTAAACAGATCCTGTTAATGGGACTGTTGTTTGATCCGGACTATATTCAACCACACCAGAGTCCACGTTGAGATCCAGGGTTGGCTGCGTGACGCTAAAGTAAACCGGCGTATCTGAACTAAAGGTTTTTCCATGATCATTTGTCCCTACCATCTTGATTTTGTACAGCCCTGGTTCTGTTTGTTTCGTATCATACGCAATCGGATTATCCGGGTCTCCCGTTAATGGATAGTAATACCCTTCGTTCATTGCCCCGCCAAGGCGATATTCAATTTGCTCATCTGCACCCATGCCGTCCAAAGAGCCAAGGAATCCGATTTCTTCATTCGTTTTCGGATCGACCAGGAATAGATCCAGTGAACGCATATGAGATTTTAATTGGAAGTAAAGCCCGACACCCCATTTTATACCGTTATATCCAGCTTCACTCGCTACTGTAAACGCAGGAGGACTTGCCTCGATATGATCAATGCCCTCTTCCGCTGTATGAATGCCAAATGGAACGCGATACGTTTCATCCGGATCAGCTTTATTCGTGTACACAACGTATCCTTCATAATTTCCTAATTCAGCGGTTTTTGGAATTAGCATCGTCACCGCAGTTTTCTTTTTCTTACCAGCCTTCACCTTCACGGATTTCTTTGTCTCCAAGGTGACACCGTTGGCCGCCGCATCGTTAGCTTCGCGGGAATAATCATTAGCAAATCTTCCTTCTAATGTTTGGAATTCGACCTTCACATCATATGTTTTCGTTTCATTACTGTTGTTGATCAGTGTGACAGAGCGGGTCTCTCTTATATGCTTTCCATCAACAGCATGGCCGCCAAAGCTGAGAGCACCGGTCGTTTCTTTAATCGTTTGGATTCCCTCATCTGCAAGAGTGGCGGCTCCTCCATCACTCGTTTCCGTCTCATCATTTACTTGAATGCTCGTTTGAGCATGAATGGCTTTATACGGATCCACACGTCCTGCTCCTACTTCAAAAACGCTATATTCTCCATTTAATGGAGTTGCCGTATTCATGAGCCTCGCTTTGATATCGGCAGGCGTCATGTCAGGATCAGCTTGTTTTAAAAGTGCCGCAACCCCCGCTACATTTGGTGCTGCCATGGATGTACCGGATAAACCTTCATACGCATATTGATAGTTTCCGATTTGATCTTCTCCATGTATATATGACGGTACTGTAGACATGACAGCTACCCCCGGTGCGGTTACTTCCGGCTTAATATCATACAATACTCGGGACGGACCGCGAGAACTGAAGTCAGCTAATACATCCCCTCCAGTTACAATTGGATCACCCATTTCATCAAAGGAGAATGTTGCACTCCCTGAATCCATTGCTTGCTTCATTGCTTTTCCTTGTTCATCGCTTAGTGAGAATACAGGGATGGAATCAAACCCTTCTCCTAAATACACATCTTCCAGCGGATAGGCGTTGTATAATAGAAGAGCCTTCGCTCCTCCTTTTTTCGCATTATTTATCATAGAGCGAAGATCAATATATCCGCGTGTATCAAGGATAACTTTTCCATCCACATCTTTGTCAAAATAAGAACCGTTTTCTCCATCTATAACCTGAAAATTTTGTCCTTTTAATTCTTCTATTTTATTGTCAAAACCTCTGGCAACCAGCTTTAAATCAGCTGATACATTTGCATCTGCATGAAGCGTTCCTTTAAATGTTGGAATCGTAACAGATGTGTCACTCGCCCCGACAGTAAGCGCCAATGGAGAGGTACCTGGTGAACCAAGTGTATACATTCCATTTCCTGTGTTTCCTGCTGACACCACTGCCGTTACACCGGCAAGCACGGC is a genomic window of Rossellomorea sp. y25 containing:
- a CDS encoding S8 family serine peptidase — translated: MKKRITKNVTMLALSAGLVGSSLAPATLTHQVHAQPSSGIDQVLSKLTPEQRQAIKQLQTNVQGGLQLSPEVDQKSADSISVIVEFKDKPEKTAVLEAELEGKSLSRTKAKEKVDAAHETFQRDLQTIFENEMKQKKSSFKIKQSYKHAFNGVAMTIPANKAKELLDSKEVKAVWSDLEVHVEPPVTEQEKSEKQTEPNKMTTFPGIEKLHHEGFTGEGVKVGILDTGIDYNHPDLKDAYKGGYDFVDNDNDPMETTYEDWVKAGKPKGSRDYFTQHGTHVAGIVAGQGANESDLAVTGVAPDADIHAYRVLGPFGTGSTGAILAGIDQAVEDGMDVLNMSLGASYNDPLYVTSIAVNNAVLAGVTAVVSAGNTGNGMYTLGSPGTSPLALTVGASDTSVTIPTFKGTLHADANVSADLKLVARGFDNKIEELKGQNFQVIDGENGSYFDKDVDGKVILDTRGYIDLRSMINNAKKGGAKALLLYNAYPLEDVYLGEGFDSIPVFSLSDEQGKAMKQAMDSGSATFSFDEMGDPIVTGGDVLADFSSRGPSRVLYDIKPEVTAPGVAVMSTVPSYIHGEDQIGNYQYAYEGLSGTSMAAPNVAGVAALLKQADPDMTPADIKARLMNTATPLNGEYSVFEVGAGRVDPYKAIHAQTSIQVNDETETSDGGAATLADEGIQTIKETTGALSFGGHAVDGKHIRETRSVTLINNSNETKTYDVKVEFQTLEGRFANDYSREANDAAANGVTLETKKSVKVKAGKKKKTAVTMLIPKTAELGNYEGYVVYTNKADPDETYRVPFGIHTAEEGIDHIEASPPAFTVASEAGYNGIKWGVGLYFQLKSHMRSLDLFLVDPKTNEEIGFLGSLDGMGADEQIEYRLGGAMNEGYYYPLTGDPDNPIAYDTKQTEPGLYKIKMVGTNDHGKTFSSDTPVYFSVTQPTLDLNVDSGVVEYSPDQTTVPLTGSVYDPGVEEMKAGGMDVSQANNKFVYQFGRFSTEVPLDPDGNFTTDLPLVPGVSVLPVKMYAENIATVRNYASYKQVYYVKQGTQYGTALPVKKKVTAGDTVTLTLSMNNMTNMKQAEYSFINPMSAGVELESVKPHETLNGKVDIETVNTDVEIDGFTGTKTAISATLTGDAAQTGVSGTIPMVDVTYKVKDDADGGDVSIDQFKASYTDTEDTMKSVESITIPYLVERTHSVLKSHVNPEAFENPYLPGEPLTTFDYVKAGAKVRVTDETGIEYPHTLGSSTINYYFSSKLPITDKPFTLEVDMPGHFTVKRIFTVGLKENGEIKPFTETIYYNTAHAGDVNKDNVIDVKDALSIQSSWNTDKREADINFDGVVDAMDMHFVINNYMKQNPWMDNSPEPVKTHNGQTLESVLEELNIQ